In the Drosophila takahashii strain IR98-3 E-12201 chromosome 3R, DtakHiC1v2, whole genome shotgun sequence genome, one interval contains:
- the LOC108056196 gene encoding microtubule-associated protein futsch isoform X1 gives MSETKKLLDALLCDIYGRQEQLAKRMRRCCRDPAFPRRSPKQKKGQLAQLASGMVGNRSTLERLDVRKLIDVCAILKVEILMLGYLLERVLVARDRLQRHQEVLCEFVTAVLVVESDDAQPKMRFSLSPPPQKAISSARLTSPTKNSTTTSCSTTPGSNDRSPISSSTTTMLARNGGGHGTSPTASGSADDEATSDYNQWLHAMKLVARLPGGTPPEFRRKLWLSLADKYLKSKNVDWTQQREKCFCEEWREDDEELGIQIVKDLHRTGSNLCTGPAGSINQAKLKRILLGYARYNPEVGYCQGFNMLGALILQVMDKEEEESMKVMIYLVEGVLPTGYFYGSMGGLQADMGVFRELMQTRLPRLAKHLQRLQGPVENAFEPPLTNVFTMQWFLTMFCTCLPMSCVLRVWDLVLIEGSDVLLRTALVLWSLLEERVLSVRSADEFYGKMGSYSSELLNGHLVDSNGLIERVVKLGPIADLRQLRDKHLYNIAPLRHKQGLQLYYDEEDTHSDEERIAVATVFGLNWGRRGSVGPTAAAAGKQQVEQKDRLALDISLLKKQYDRLRERQKQAHVILTTACSTAARQGSGGPSTNSQSVPVNQLLLGRPAIVTNKGKRVSAPLGAIPPARKPSLPAVLHTKPAAEKQLRRGETLLWRDTDPSQRRRDSLTWKEIKADRAAMMREGIDSSSVRTQKLRTRFGKSDSSSYSEDSDGEQDTGVGGAAGGGGSSTDTSLCDDDDPKSMEKSPKHKAKLARKLKEQKQLSSSSREASLERQRPKSWAPGSHEIPFMLMGTDSGDEKEPAVKEDAEEEREDLGEDSATESGRFGFDKESDLVSYKLEPLKIPSETEFPVSPIATQREKSEAEEDLLEEQKRFDVSDSGVTNQYFERVNSVERPNRLELSYSLNEEETDTSAIYLEEREKVEGHSGDREYKSLPPLFAREEDDDSVQVAGKVPQIRDDNIPGENKDDYKELLSMTIEENSGFRPPPPTASTLSNASRKRRDPRRKTLTRSSTIEIEERYQALERRISQDQPNVGHSKYIPSTAALEERFNTLEKQLSAEKQRKEMVEMESDYPSKSERIPSTADLETRFNSLTKQLSSSESSSKAPIDLKDEEPPSGSGSKEQKDSEKTSKLHKSEELQSDTKETTEKTETSDTKEKVSEEKGTEQPRLKKLPSTAELEDRFNALERKMSVQKSSPSKTKKEPPDEEETKATEEPEESDKLKQKTKESPSTTPSEDPKDADKRKPETKKIPESPTKNQDQKVKAESPKLEEKSIKAKTKKSETSPISKEDKQSDSEKVEPIKKEAAASAEALKKPDSEAGEANKKETDVTTKKIDAEKVKAIEKTVSETSKSDTKSCPNEKSASSEPESAKTPRKSPPSTEELEKRFNALEKQMSTTNLETPKEAEQTKSSAENQTSKENEKAQKSMKSFDDKIKQVNTAIAEEQKKVKQEDPAEKKRKNLEESEAPKEKEEKSELSEEGGQKVKSQRRASEPPSTEDLEKRYETLKRRMSSKNHFGATNETVDEALERIQQEVISEAVEEKKPPPSTEDLESRFEALHGKKEEASSTTTQPKHVDVAIEAHIPSPPPPPPPPKERPILAEPVLHQQQALIEELQSKMRGQSPGEENLKPSEINPQRRQQQQQRRNPLQRPAPMGDETSEAPANTAYYRAANHDQWQQRMVRRFSDLPSRADLENRLQFLERQLYKKFYKQRCASDSEVASKVKLPPPDDQPSTSRQARVLEAEGQLEQRVLALEKQLSENSLKLLEAMRERQRSGGASDSGSPRRLSTETIDATCKELVRYSQNIGELEEVDAHKPINISINIKMMVNKDSGESKQPKGESKPTTEDLTRRLEQLEQQLLEERAKNGSIPTENEVIEQIPEKAAESDDCKKQEKNCHNQNVKSDEAEKSEVPVEGKIEPEAVKETKTLENEEKAQARAKEVVTEKASKEEKAVVDEKSPIKDKSEDEIKKKSVTTKVAVAKETSTKEKPSEPEKEASSSKDPKPKEAPSQEETTKKESEKPKNEASLSTSKPENPKTETNKSKEAPVTASKESTKQLPEKKETSKDSASKELPEKMVINATEVGPMDPNSKTVVLLMDNEPRASKVRRLTRANTEELEDLFQALEKQLNDRNLVKSEDGRLIRVDSKPSAEQVEQAQAICDLTKEIEDFTTAKPEEKEKPKKAEKVDKPEPEEPEDYDWGPNTVKHHLKRKTVYLPSTKELESRFRSLERQIKLLEDVEKIDVEQRLNEIERKIKLQYSLSHEKDLNKYLELCEGKGLDDEEPLPLETPTKAEETATVRDRSRSPGRKVATKSPYTSPTRKAATKSPYTSPSRKAAKSPYTSPSRHRQRSPSPTRSPERKSKRSPYTSPARRKPHPNDLPISDDLEYKYRVLDLVRSKSKENLAKRMHDPNRKPAIHPLEMILSPSPDDSAIPTTGELEHRIRLLDEKLRSPAKTRSKSRSRSPTIDDMKRQKMRDEQKPRTPVHNLERIVSSPGRPEPPTADELEERIRILEQDHKFDFKTQKDYKAFNQKLKDVISPSLSFEEFRAAKSREQSPRRHGATTPKSALRRDDFDETHASGATTHYRPTSPKVIRFRDEDEDEDQFEEAPRSKSRHNSDRMVGSTNDVLDCLAENTKILQRILKKTLADQPSAIRSYASSSEGLDALGSRLMRETSPITRTGTHTGVPLRTGENINDRLSSIKNSIKSIDTLCEEKPYQKEKCQRYIDSLFSDSLHFASKKSSLEDLSLSRSLSRSESRGRSIHRSGDYAPSIRITSEHRSLGSAESRRSPLGDRDTSPLHHRSHREVSRELSPRRRRLLEEEDEERKDRESSRVRRDNLLPNYFADNRSELSSGSSLTGFNHKVDRQLEETCAKYADDARRSACRTPLSHPYESRTTATRHSHTDPVQIQASTTGAASATDSFPRPVSPYRQPYDPYHRSPVGAGGGTPLYQPGKLEIRHTTVTSTFYDRFLTEKQIERQTHSRPPSRSPVVSPSVPAKSYGDLCSTTSATSSSTTTIASSTSSSFMSSSYAGASFSLPSSSNYSYLNPGASGVSSTSPRASCSDLRSTTTTTAASLTTATTTTTTTSSYVPYNFSSSFTSRLSDPITTCSASTVSTSSLTHSTGVYNPMMSFTLREPLTGSSLGGSSASPLLPFQFNRTFTSNFDKEQNKQ, from the exons ATGAG TGAAACCAAGAAGCTACTCGATGCATTGCTGTGCGACATTTACGGCCGGCAGGAACAGTTGGCCAAGCGAATGAGGCGCTGCTGTAGGGATCCTGCCTTCCCACGCCGATCCCCGAAGCAGAAGAAAGGACAATTGGCTCAGCTGGCCAGCGGAATGGTGGGAAATCGATCCACCCTGGAGCGCTTGGATGTGCGCAAGCTCATCGATGTTTGTGCCATCCTGAAGGTTGAGATCCTCATGCTCGGCTATCTTTTGGAGAGGGTCCTAGTGGCCAGGGATCGCCTGCAAAGACATCAGGAGGTTCTTTGCGAGTTCGTCACCGCCGTGCTCGTCGTGGAAAGTG ACGATGCACAGCCTAAAATGCGTTTTAGCCTCTCACCACCGCCACAGAAAGCCATTAGCAGTGCCCGCCTAACCTCGCCCACTAAaaacagcaccaccaccagctgCTCCACCACCCCCGGCAGCAACGATAGAAGCCCCAttagcagcagcaccaccactaTGCTGGCCCGCAATGGCGGAGGCCACGGTACCAGCCCCACCGCCTCCGGATCTGCCGACGATGAAGCCACCTCGGACTACAACCAGTGGCTGCATGCGATGAAACTGGTGGCCCGACTGCCCGGAGGCACTCCACCCGAGTTCCGACGCAAG TTGTGGCTCTCGCTGGCGGACAAGTACCTCAAGTCGAAGAACGTGGATTGGACGCAGCAGCGGGAGAAGTGCTTCTGCGAGGAGTGGCGcgaggacgacgaggagcTGGGCATTCAAATCGTCAAG GATCTGCATCGCACTGGCTCGAATCTGTGCACCGGCCCCGCGGGCTCCATTAACCAAGCCAAGCTGAAGCGCATCCTGCTCGGCTACGCCCGCTACAATCCCGAGGTGGGCTATTGCCAG GGCTTCAACATGCTGGGAGCCCTCATATTGCAGGTGATggacaaggaggaggaggagtccaTGAAGGTCATGATCTACCTGGTGGAGGGCGTGCTGCCGACGGGCTACTTCTACGGCTCGATGGGCGGCCTGCAGGCGGACATGGGCGTCTTCCGGGAGCTGATGCAGACGCGACTGCCACGCCTCGCGAAGCACCTGCAGCGCCTCCAGGGACCCGTGGAGAACGCCTTCGAGCCGCCGCTGACAAACGTCTTCACCATGCAGTGGTTCCTCACCATGTTCTGCACCTGCCTGCCCATGTCCTGCGTCCTGCGCGTCTGGGATCTGGTCCTCATCGAGGGCAGCGACGTCCTCCTGCGCACCGCCCTCGTCCTCTGGAGTTTGCTGGAAGA ACGTGTGCTTAGCGTCCGATCTGCGGATGAGTTCTATGGCAAGATGGGTTCCTACTCCAGCGAGCTCCTCAACGGTCATCTGGTTGACTCCAATGGACTGATTGAGCGGGTGGTGAAGCTAGGACCCATTGCGGATTTGCGACAGCTGCGGGATAAGCACCTCTACAACATTGCCCCACTGCGTCACAAACAGGGATTGCA ACTCTACTATGACGAGGAGGACACCCACTCAGATGAGGAGCGCATAGCGGTGGCCACCGTTTTTGGCTTGAATTGGGGCAGACGTGGATCTGTGGGAccgacggcggcggcggcgggaaAGCAGCAAGTGGAGCAGAAGGACCGCCTGGCCTTGGATATTTCCCTGCTGAAGAAGCAGTATGATCGCCTGAGGGAGCGCCAGAAGCAGGCTCATGTCATCCTAACCACAGCTTGTTCCACGGCAGCGCGGCAGGGATCAGGAGGTCCCTCTACCAACTCCCAGTCGGTGCCGGTGAATCAGTTGCTACTCGGTCGCCCGGCCATTGTGACCAACAAGGGCAAGCGGGTCAGTGCCCCCTTGGGCGCCATTCCGCCCGCTCGGAAGCCCTCTCTCCCAGCGGTCCTTCATACCAAGCCAGCTGCCGAGAAGCAGCTGCGCAGGGGAGAGACTCTGCTCTGGAGGGACACCGATCCGAGCCAAAGGCGACGGGATAGCCTGACCTGGAAGGAGATCAAGGCAGATCGGGCGGCCATGATGCGGGAGGGCATTGATTCGAGCTCCGTTAGGACCCAAAAGCTGCGCACGCGATTCGGAAAGAGCGACAGCTCCTCGTACAGCGAGGACAGCGATGGGGAGCAGGACACCGGAGTGGGAGGAGCagcgggaggaggaggatctaGCACTGACACCAGCCTCTGCGACGATGATGATCCCAAGTCCATGGAGAAGAGTCCCAAGCACAAGGCGAAGCTAGCGCGCAAGCTCAAGGAGCAGAAGCAGCTGAGTTCCAGTTCCAGGGAGGCGAGTTTGGAGCGGCAGAGGCCCAAATCCTGGGCTCCTGGCAGCCACGAGATTCCCTTCATGCTGATGGGCACCGATAGCGGGGATGAGAAGGAGCCGGCGGTGAAGGAGGATGCGGAAGAGGAAAGGGAAGACTTAGGGGAGGATAGTGCCACTGAAAGCGGTCGTTTTGGCTTTGACAAGGAATCGGATTTGGTCAGCTATAAGCTGGAGCCATTGAAAATTCCCAGCGAAACCGAGTTTCCAGTTAGTCCCATAGCCACGCAAAGAGAAAAGAGCGAAGCTGAGGAAGATTTGCTGGAGGAGCAAAAGCGCTTCGATGTGAGCGATAGCGGAGTCACGAATCAGTATTTCGAAAGGGTCAACAGCGTGGAGCGTCCCAATCGACTGGAGCTATCCTACTCGCTCAACGAAGAGGAGACGGATACTAGTGCAATTTACCTGGAGGAACGCGAGAAGGTGGAGGGGCATAGCGGCGATAGGGAATACAAATCGCTGCCCCCACTTTTCGCAAGGGAGGAGGATGATGATAGTGTACAGGTGGCTGGCAAGGTGCCTCAGATTCGGGACGATAACATTCCAGGTGAGAACAAGGATGACTACAAAGAACTGCTGAGCATGACGATAGAGGAGAATTCGGGCTTTAGACCACCTCCTCCCACAGCCAGCACTTTGAGTAATGCCAGCCGAAAGCGAAGGGATCCGCGACGCAAAACCCTGACCCGATCATCGACCATTGAGATCGAGGAACGATATCAGGCTCTGGAGCGAAGAATCAGCCAGGATCAGCCGAATGTTGGGCACTCCAAGTACATTCCCAGCACAGCTGCTCTGGAGGAGCGGTTCAATACCCTGGAAAAGCAACTAAGTGCCGAAAAGCAGCGCAAGGAGATGGTCGAAATGGAGTCCGACTATCCGAGTAAATCCGAGCGAATTCCCTCCACCGCCGATCTCGAAACACGCTTCAATTCCTTAACAAAGCAATTGAGTTCCAGCGAATCTAGTTCCAAAGCTCCGATTGATCTCAAGGACGAAGAGCCCCCAAGTGGCAGCGGTTCCAAGGAGCAAAAGGATAGTGAAAAAACCAGCAAGCTGCACAAATCCGAGGAGCTCCAATCGGATACAAAAGAAACTACagaaaaaaccgaaaccagCGATACCAAAGAAAAAGTGAGCGAAGAAAAGGGCACCGAGCAGCCTCGCCTTAAAAAGCTTCCATCAACCGCCGAGCTGGAAGATCGTTTCAATGCCCTGGAACGCAAAATGAGCGTACAGAAGAGCAGCCCATCCAAAACCAAGAAAGAGCCACCCGATGAAGAAGAAACTAAAGCCACTGAAGAACCAGAAGAGTCCGACAAGCTGAAGCAGAAGACAAAGGAGAGTCCTTCAACTACTCCTTCAGAGGATCCCAAAGACGCTGATAAGAGAAAAccagaaacaaaaaagatcCCAGAATCACCCACAAAAAACCAAGATCAGAAAGTTAAGGCTGAGTCGCCAAAACTTGaagaaaaatctataaaagcCAAAACCAAGAAATCTGAAACTTCTCCAATTAGTAAAGAAGATAAACAATCTGATTCAGAAAAGGTTGAGCCTATAAAGAAAGAGGCTGCTGCAAGTGCAGAAGCTCTCAAGAAGCCCGATTCTGAAGCTGGCGAAGCAAATAAGAAAGAAACTGATGtgaccacaaaaaaaattgatgccGAAAAGGTAAAAGCCATCGAGAAAACGGTTTCAGAAACTTCCAAGTCCGATACAAAATCTTGTCCTAATGAAAAATCAGCTTCTAGTGAACCAGAATCTGCAAAAACTCCTCGAAAATCTCCACCCTCCACAGAGGAACTGGAAAAACGATTCAATGCCTTGGAAAAACAGATGAGCACTACCAACTTAGAAACACCCAAAGAGGCTGAGCAAACAAAGTCATCGGCTGAGAATCAAACatcaaaagaaaatgaaaaggcACAAAAATCTATGAAATCTTTTGATGATAAGATTAAACAAGTTAATACCGCAATAGCAGAAGAGCAGAAGAAAGTTAAGCAGGAAGATCCGGCTGAGAAGAAGCGTAAAAACCTTGAAGAAAGTGAAGCCCCTAAAGAGAAAGAAGAAAAGTCAGAGCTTTCAGAAGAGGGCGGGCAAAAGGTGAAGAGCCAGAGAAGAGCTTCCGAACCACCATCCACGGAAGATTTAGAAAAGCGCTACGAAACCTTAAAGCGTCGCATGAGCAGCAAAAATCATTTTGGCGCAACAAACGAAACAGTTGATGAAGCTCTCGAGAGGATCCAACAGGAGGTGATTTCAGAGGCAGTGGAGGAGAAGAAGCCGCCACCGTCGACTGAGGATCTGGAGAGTCGCTTTGAGGCACTGCATGGTAAGAAGGAGGAGGCCTCTTCGACAACCACACAACCCAAGCACGTAGACGTGGCCATCGAGGCGCATATTCCAagtccaccaccaccgcctccACCACCGAAAGAACGTCCCATTCTGGCCGAACCCGTTCTTCACCAGCAACAGGCTCTGATCGAGGAGCTGCAGAGCAAGATGCGTGGCCAATCACCCGGCGAGGAGAACCTCAAGCCCAGCGAGATAAATCCACAGAggagacagcagcagcagcagaggagGAATCCCCTCCAACGACCCGCGCCCATGGGCGATGAGACCTCGGAAGCACCTGCAAACACGGCTTACTACAGAGCGGCAAACCATGATCAATGGCAACAGCGCATGGTGCGTCGGTTCTCGGATTTACCCTCCCGGGCCGATCTGGAGAACCGGCTGCAGTTCCTGGAGAGGCAACTCTACAAGAAGTTCTACAAGCAGCGCTGTGCAAGTGATTCCGAAGTTGCATCGAAGGTCAAGCTCCCGCCGCCGGATGACCAGCCGAGCACCTCCCGCCAGGCCAGAGTCCTGGAGGCCGAGGGACAACTGGAGCAGCGTGTCCTGGCGCTGGAGAAGCAGCTGAGCGAGAACAGTCTCAAGCTGCTGGAGGCGATGAGGGAGCGTCAGAGGTCGGGAGGAGCTAGTGACAGTGGATCTCCTCGGCGGCTCAGCACGGAGACAATCGACGCCACTTGCAAGGAGCTGGTCAGATACTCGCAGAACATTGGTGAGCTGGAGGAGGTGGATGCCCACAAGCCCATTAACATAAGCATCAACATCAAAATGATGGTCAACAAGGATAGTGGTGAATCCAAGCAACCGAAAGGTGAGTCCAAGCCCACGACAGAGGATCTCACCCGTCGCCTGGAGCAATTGGAGCAGCAATTGTTGGAGGAGCGGGCCAAGAATGGCTCAATACCAACCGAAAATGAAGTAATCGAACAAATTCCAGAAAAGGCAGCTGAAAGTGACGACTGCAAGAAGCAAGAGAAAAACTGCCACAATCAAAATGTGAAAAGTGACGAAGCTGAGAAGTCGGAAGTGCCAGTTGAGGGGAAAATTGAACCGGAAGCTGTGAAGGAAACCAAAACCCTGGAAAACGAGGAAAAGGCGCAGGCTCGAGCAAAAGAGGTGGTTACAGAAAAAGCCAGTAAAGAGGAAAAAGCTGTGGTGGATGAAAAATCTCCCATTAAAGATAAATCAGAAgatgaaattaaaaagaaatcagtGACCACCAAAGTTGCTGTCGCCAAGGAAACATCAACAAAAGAGAAACCTTCAGAGCCCGAGAAAGAAGCATCCTCGAGCAAAGACCCTAAGCCCAAGGAAGCTCCTTCTCAAGAAGAAACCACCAAAAAGGAAAGTGAAAAGCCTAAAAATGAGGCATCACTCTCCACAAGCAAACCAGAAAATCCGAAAACTGAAACCAACAAATCAAAGGAAGCACCGGTCACCGCCAGCAAAGAATCAACCAAACAACTGCCagagaaaaaagaaacaagcAAAGACTCGGCTTCCAAAGAACTGCCCGAGAAAATGGTGATCAATGCCACCGAAGTGGGACCCATGGATCCCAATAGCAAAACAGTGGTGCTGCTAATGGACAACGAACCCAGAGCCTCGAAGGTTAGGAGATTGACCAGAGCCAACACCGAAGAACTGGAAGATCTTTTCCAGGCCCTAGAGAAACAACTCAACGATCGGAATCTCGTCAAATCAGAAGATGGTCGCCTGATACGAGTAGATAGCAAGCCAAGTGCCGAGCAAGTGGAGCAGGCCCAGGCCATTTGTGATCTCACCAAGGAAATCGAGGATTTCACCACCGCCAAGCCGGAGGAGAAAGAGAAGCCGAAGAAGGCGGAAAAGGTGGACAAACCAGAGCCAGAAGAACCAGAGGACTACGACTGGGGACCAAACACCGTCAAGCATCACCTGAAACGCAAAACCGTTTACCTGCCCTCCACCAAAGAGTTGGAATCTCGCTTCCGCTCCTTGGAACGTCAAATAAAACTGCTCGAGGATGTGGAGAAGATTGATGTGGAGCAGCGTTTGAATGAAAttgaaaggaaaattaaacTGCAATACTCGCTTTCCCACGAAAAGGATTTAAACAAGTACTTGGAGCTGTGTGAGGGTAAGGGTCTGGATGACGAGGAACCATTGCCCTTGGAAACCCCCACAAAGGCGGAGGAAACTGCAACGGTAAGGGATCGATCACGCAGTCCTGGACGCAAGGTGGCCACCAAATCTCCGTATACTTCTCCCACGCGAAAGGCAGCTACCAAATCTCCCTACACCTCTCCTTCCCGAAAGGCAGCCAAATCACCTTATACTTCGCCCTCCCGACATCGCCAGCGATCGCCTTCTCCCACACGCTCGCCGGAAAGGAAGTCCAAGCGGAGTCCCTACACTTCACCAGCCCGCCGCAAGCCACATCCTAACGATCTTCCCATCTCCGACGATCTGGAGTACAAGTATAGGGTACTCGATCTGGTAAGATCCAAATCCAAGGAGAACTTGGCCAAGCGAATGCACGATCCCAACCGAAAGCCGGCCATACATCCACTCGAAATGATTCTAAGCCCCAGTCCGGATGACAGTGCAATACCCACAACAGGGGAACTGGAGCACCGGATACGACTGCTGGATGAAAAACTCAGGTCGCCAGCCAAAACCCGATCCAAGTCTCGCTCCCGATCGCCCACCATCGATGACATGAAACGCCAGAAGATGCGGGATGAGCAAAAGCCACGGACACCGGTCCACAATCTGGAGAGAATAGTCAGTTCTCCTGGCCGACCAGAGCCACCCACTGCCGACGAGCTCGAGGAGCGCATACGCATTCTCGAGCAGGATCACAAGTTTGACTTCAAGACCCAGAAGGACTACAAGGCATTCAATCAAAAGCTCAAGGACGTCATCTCACCCTCGCTTTCCTTTGAGGAATTCCGGGCGGCCAAGTCCCGGGAGCAAAGCCCCCGCCGCCATGGCGCCACAACGCCCAAGTCTGCCCTCCGTCGTGACGATTTCGATGAGACGCACGCTAGCGGTGCCACCACCCACTACCGGCCCACCAGCCCCAAGGTCATACGGTTCCGGGACGaagacgaggacgaggaccaGTTCGAGGAGGCGCCCAGGTCGAAGTCGCGCCACAACAGCGATCGAATGGTGGGCAGCACTAATGACGTTTTGGACTGTTTAGCGGAGAATACTAAAATTCTTCAACGTATTCTTAAGAAGACTCTTGCAGATCAGCCATCGGCCATTCGCAGCTACGCCAGCAGCTCGGAGGGTCTGGATGCCCTGGGTAGTCGTCTAATGAGG GAAACCTCCCCGATTACCAGAACCGGAACCCATACGGGCGTACCTCTGCGAACGGGGGAGAACATCAACGACCGCCTCAGTTCGATCAAGAACTCCATCAAATCGATCGACACCCTGTGCGAGGAGAAGCCCTACCAGAAGGAGAAGTGCCAGCGGTACATCGACTCACTCTTCTCGGACTCGCTGCACTTTGCCAGCAAGAAGAGTTCTCTGGAGGATCTCAGTCTCAGCCGCAGTCTGAGTCGCAGTGAGAGCAGAGGCAGGAGTATTCACAGATCAGGGGACTATGCTCCCTCAATAAGAATCACCTCGGAGCATCGATCGCTGGGCTCAGCGGAGTCGCGAAGGAGTCCGCTGGGCGATCGGGATACCAGTCCCCTGCACCATCGATCGCACAGGGAGGTCAGCCGGGAGCTGTCCCCGCGGCGAAGGCGTctgctggaggaggaggatgaggagcgTAAGGATCGGGAGAGCAGTAGGGTAAGACGTGATAACTTGTTGCCAAATTATTTTGCTGATAATCGTAGCGAACTAAGTAGCGGGAGTAGTTTAACCGGGTTTAACCACAAAGTAGATAGACAACTAGAAGAGACGTGCGCCAAGTATGCGGACGATGCCAGACGCTCGGCCTGTCGCACACCGTTGAGCCACCCGTACGAGTCCCGCACCACAGCCACACGCCACAGCCACACAGATCCAGTCCAGATCCAAGCCAGCACAACGGGAGCAGCCAGTGCAACCGATAGTTTCCCCCGGCCCGTGTCGCCCTATCGCCAGCCGTACGATCCCTACCATCGGTCCCCCGTTGGCGCAGGGGGCGGCACACCCCTTTATCAGCCCGGCAAGCTGGAGATTCGCCACACCACCGTAACCTCGACCTTCTATGATCGCTTCCTGACCGAGAAGCAGATCGAGCGGCAGACCCACTCCCGTCCGCCCAGCCGCTCGCCAGTGGTTTCGCCCTCGGTGCCGGCCAAGAGCTACGGGGACTTGTGCAGCACCACTTCAGCCACatccagcagcaccaccaccattgCTTCTAGCACCTCCTCCTCATTCATGTCCAGCAGCTATGCGGGCGCCTCCTTTTCGCTGCCCTCGAGCAGCAACTACTCCTATTTGAACCCGGGTGCTTCGGGTGTCTCCTCCACATCGCCAAGGGCCAGTTGCTCAGATCTTcgctccaccaccaccactaccGCCGCATCCCTTACCACcgccaccacaacaacaacaaccacctcTTCTTATGTGCCCTACAATTTCAGCAGCTCCTTCACTTCTCGCTTGAGCGATCCCATTACCACTTGCTCTGCGAGTACCGTGAGCACTAGTTCCCTCACTCATTCCACGGGTGTCTACAATCCCATGATGTCGTTCACACTGAGGGAACCACTTACCGGCAGTTCCCTGGGTGGTTCAAGTGCCTCTCCATTGCTACCGTTTCAGTTTAATCGAACTTTTACTTCCAACTTCGACAAGGAGCAGAACAAACAGTAG